A stretch of Natronococcus sp. CG52 DNA encodes these proteins:
- a CDS encoding NmrA/HSCARG family protein — protein sequence MIDSVLVVGATGTQGGAVARHLLERDVEVLALTRDKDGENARDLAERGAEVVEADISEKNSVEPLLEDADGVFLMTNFWEHGYDDEVEQGTNVVELADKVGVDHLVFSSVGGAERDTGISHFDSKFEIEELIDDHGLPATVVRPVFFTQNFEGFRESIENGTLAMGLEPHVPLQVLDIEDLGAFVAEAFADPDRYVGEAFELASDELPLRAMAVRFADALGTDVRAHHLPIDDVRESQGEEFAVMFEWFNEAGYESPIDELQADHDVEFHRLEDSLERAW from the coding sequence ATGATCGATTCCGTACTCGTCGTCGGCGCGACCGGGACGCAGGGCGGCGCCGTCGCCAGACACCTGCTCGAGCGAGACGTGGAGGTCCTCGCGCTGACGCGCGACAAGGACGGCGAAAACGCTCGCGACCTCGCCGAGCGCGGCGCGGAAGTCGTCGAGGCCGACATCAGCGAAAAAAATTCCGTCGAGCCGCTTCTCGAGGACGCCGACGGCGTCTTCCTGATGACGAACTTCTGGGAGCATGGCTACGACGACGAGGTCGAACAGGGGACGAACGTCGTCGAACTGGCCGATAAGGTCGGTGTGGACCACCTGGTCTTCTCCTCAGTCGGCGGCGCCGAGCGCGACACGGGCATCTCGCACTTCGACTCCAAGTTCGAGATCGAGGAGTTGATCGACGACCACGGACTCCCGGCGACGGTGGTCCGGCCGGTCTTCTTTACGCAGAACTTCGAGGGCTTTCGCGAATCGATCGAGAACGGAACGCTCGCGATGGGTCTCGAGCCACACGTCCCGTTGCAGGTGCTCGATATCGAGGACCTCGGCGCGTTCGTCGCCGAAGCCTTCGCCGATCCGGATCGGTACGTCGGCGAGGCGTTCGAACTCGCGAGCGACGAACTGCCGCTGCGGGCGATGGCCGTCCGGTTCGCCGACGCGCTCGGGACCGACGTCCGCGCACACCACCTCCCGATCGACGACGTCCGCGAGAGCCAGGGCGAGGAGTTCGCCGTGATGTTCGAGTGGTTCAACGAGGCCGGCTACGAGTCGCCGATCGACGAGCTCCAGGCCGACCACGACGTCGAGTTCCACCGACTCGAGGACTCCCTCGAGCGAGCGTGGTGA
- a CDS encoding ASCH domain-containing protein: MSELDPAELLPSERMQNQVLDGDVTQIHRGHRYAEEGDTFAVEGTTFEVTDVTERTLGDLTDEDARAEGMEDLEAYERLLEHAHENFEWDDDSEVVRHRFERR; this comes from the coding sequence GTGAGCGAACTCGATCCCGCCGAACTGTTGCCCAGCGAACGGATGCAGAACCAGGTCCTGGACGGAGACGTGACGCAGATCCACCGCGGCCACCGGTACGCCGAGGAGGGCGACACGTTCGCCGTCGAAGGGACGACGTTCGAGGTGACCGACGTAACCGAACGCACGCTCGGCGATCTCACCGACGAGGACGCTCGAGCGGAGGGGATGGAGGATCTCGAGGCCTACGAGCGGCTGCTCGAGCACGCCCACGAGAACTTCGAGTGGGACGACGACAGCGAGGTCGTTCGCCATCGGTTCGAGCGCCGGTAG
- the pfdA gene encoding prefoldin subunit alpha, with protein sequence MGQQQLQQLSQEIQEVQEQIETLQQNVEGVQQEQDEVDEAIEALGTLETDSTVQVPLGGGAYLRATIEDIDEVIVDLGADYAGEFEEDDAVVALENKKERLDDEIDELNEEITELKTESEELEQQAQQMQQQAMQQQMQQMQGQQGQGPDE encoded by the coding sequence ATGGGACAACAGCAACTACAGCAGCTTTCGCAGGAAATTCAGGAAGTGCAGGAACAGATCGAGACTCTCCAGCAGAACGTCGAAGGAGTTCAGCAGGAACAGGACGAGGTCGACGAGGCCATCGAGGCGCTCGGCACCCTCGAGACGGACTCGACCGTTCAGGTCCCGCTCGGCGGCGGCGCGTACCTTCGAGCGACCATCGAGGACATCGACGAAGTGATCGTCGACCTCGGCGCCGACTACGCCGGAGAGTTCGAGGAGGACGACGCCGTCGTCGCCCTCGAGAACAAGAAGGAGCGACTCGACGACGAGATCGACGAGCTCAACGAGGAGATCACCGAGCTCAAGACGGAGAGCGAGGAACTCGAGCAGCAGGCCCAGCAGATGCAACAGCAGGCGATGCAACAGCAGATGCAGCAGATGCAGGGTCAGCAGGGGCAGGGCCCGGACGAGTAG
- the ftsY gene encoding signal recognition particle-docking protein FtsY produces MFDNLKEKLGSFREDAEEAAEENVEEVDDDELADAEPDDGARPEAEAETDVEAAPASESESPDTTGEPVDESVADPESELEAEMAAPTETAEASAETDASTTDGADDRELEPEPDLEDGAAESEPGHGFEDETDTAPEPADAAAEVDEDEPEDNGGTGFGAKARSLVKGKFVIEEEDLEGPLRELEMALLTSDVEMGVAEEILDNIRDELVGETRTFTTSTGEVVEEALRDAIYDVISVGQFDFEERIAIEDKPVTIIFTGVNGVGKTTSIAKMSRYLEERGYSTVMANGDTYRAGANQQIQEHADALETKCISHEQGGDPAAVLYDAVEYAEANDIDVVLGDTAGRLHTDEGLMDQLEKIDRVVGPDMALFVDEAVAGQDAVNRAREFDEAAEIDGAILSKADADSNGGAAISIAHVTGKPILFLGVGQGYDDLERFDPDEMIDRLLEG; encoded by the coding sequence ATGTTCGACAACCTGAAGGAGAAGCTCGGGAGCTTCCGTGAGGACGCCGAAGAGGCCGCCGAAGAGAACGTCGAGGAGGTCGACGACGACGAACTCGCGGACGCGGAACCCGACGACGGTGCACGGCCCGAAGCCGAGGCCGAGACCGACGTCGAAGCCGCCCCAGCGTCCGAATCGGAGTCCCCCGATACTACCGGTGAACCGGTCGACGAGAGCGTCGCCGACCCCGAGAGCGAACTCGAGGCCGAGATGGCGGCGCCGACCGAAACGGCGGAGGCGAGTGCGGAGACGGACGCGTCGACCACCGACGGAGCCGACGATCGGGAACTGGAGCCGGAGCCCGACCTCGAGGACGGCGCGGCCGAATCCGAACCTGGTCACGGATTCGAGGACGAGACCGACACAGCCCCGGAACCCGCAGACGCCGCCGCAGAAGTGGACGAAGACGAGCCTGAGGACAACGGCGGGACCGGATTCGGCGCCAAGGCCCGCTCGCTCGTCAAGGGGAAGTTCGTCATCGAGGAGGAAGACCTCGAGGGACCGCTCCGCGAACTCGAGATGGCGCTGCTCACGAGCGACGTCGAGATGGGCGTCGCCGAGGAGATTCTCGACAACATCCGCGACGAACTGGTCGGCGAAACCCGCACCTTCACCACGTCGACCGGCGAGGTCGTCGAGGAGGCGCTTCGCGACGCGATCTACGACGTGATCAGCGTCGGTCAGTTCGACTTCGAGGAGCGCATCGCGATCGAGGACAAACCCGTCACGATCATCTTCACCGGCGTCAACGGCGTCGGGAAGACCACCTCGATCGCCAAGATGAGCCGCTACCTCGAGGAACGCGGTTACTCGACGGTGATGGCCAACGGCGACACCTACCGCGCCGGCGCGAACCAGCAGATCCAGGAGCACGCCGACGCGCTCGAGACGAAGTGTATCAGCCACGAGCAGGGCGGTGACCCCGCCGCGGTGCTGTACGACGCCGTCGAGTACGCCGAGGCGAACGACATCGACGTCGTGCTCGGCGACACGGCCGGCCGACTGCACACCGACGAGGGGCTGATGGACCAACTCGAGAAGATCGATCGCGTCGTCGGCCCCGATATGGCGCTGTTCGTCGACGAGGCCGTCGCCGGCCAGGACGCGGTCAACCGCGCCCGCGAGTTCGACGAGGCCGCCGAGATCGACGGCGCGATCCTCTCGAAGGCCGATGCCGACTCTAACGGCGGCGCGGCGATCTCGATCGCGCACGTCACCGGCAAACCCATTCTGTTCCTCGGCGTCGGGCAGGGGTACGACGACCTCGAACGGTTCGATCCCGACGAGATGATCGACCGACTGCTCGAGGGGTAA
- a CDS encoding translation initiation factor IF-6: MQRLAFAGSAYVGVFARATDSCVLVRPDVDDDVVADLTDELEVPAVQTTVGGSSTVGALATGNENGLLVSSRVLEYELERLEEAVDVPVAELPGNINAAGNVVLANDYGAYVHPDLPRETVQIVKDTLEVPVERGDLAGVRTVGTAAVATNAGVLCHPKATDEELDFLEDALDVRADVGTINYGAPLVGSGLIANDAGYVVGNGTTGPELGRIEDALGYLD, translated from the coding sequence TTGCAACGCCTCGCATTCGCCGGGTCGGCCTACGTCGGCGTCTTCGCCCGTGCGACCGACTCGTGCGTACTCGTTCGCCCGGACGTCGACGACGACGTCGTCGCCGACCTGACCGACGAACTCGAGGTGCCGGCCGTCCAGACGACCGTCGGCGGCTCCTCGACGGTCGGCGCGCTAGCGACGGGTAACGAGAACGGGCTGCTCGTCAGTTCGCGGGTGCTCGAGTACGAACTCGAGCGCCTCGAGGAGGCGGTCGACGTTCCCGTCGCCGAACTGCCGGGGAACATCAACGCCGCCGGAAACGTCGTGCTCGCCAACGACTACGGCGCGTACGTCCACCCGGACCTCCCGCGAGAGACGGTCCAGATCGTCAAGGACACGCTCGAGGTTCCCGTCGAACGCGGCGACCTCGCCGGCGTCCGTACGGTCGGGACGGCCGCCGTCGCGACGAACGCGGGCGTGCTCTGTCACCCGAAGGCCACCGACGAGGAACTTGACTTCCTCGAGGACGCGCTCGACGTCCGCGCCGACGTCGGGACGATCAACTACGGCGCGCCGCTCGTCGGTTCCGGACTGATCGCCAACGACGCCGGATACGTCGTCGGCAACGGCACGACGGGACCGGAACTGGGCCGGATCGAGGACGCGCTGGGCTATCTGGACTGA